One window of Paenibacillus sp. FSL K6-3182 genomic DNA carries:
- a CDS encoding DNA repair helicase XPB, whose protein sequence is MMQHPNDQPLIVQSDLMVLLDERKPHAQQARDKLVLFMDAIRRAGAIHTYRMTPLTLWNAAAAGITGEEIIGWLTEYSRYELPFQAEVMIRKLMSRYGKLWLSTESNKLMLHGEQAILDELSEQLSITSWVKARLNAAWELDEGCRGALKQELTRLGYPVIDLAGYHVGEELPVELRKHTLRNRLFDLRDYQQAAVELFYKEGKVEGGSGVIVLPCGAGKTIVGIAALARLGRATLILTSNSTSVKQWKDELLDKTSLLDADVGQYCGTLKQVRPVTIATYNILTHRKSKESPFTHMKLFSERDWGLIIYDEVHLLPAPVFRMTADIQATRRLGLTATLVREDGCAEDVYSLIGPKQFDMQWKTAEAGEHIAAVACTEIRVPLHISKAALYAQASARSKLRLAAENPAKIKVVEQLLREHAGKPTLIIGQYLHQLHELSAVIGAPLLTGEVPQLERQMLYDSFKAGDISVLIVSKVANFAVDLPDASVAIQLSGSFGSRQEEAQRIGRLLRPKAINNCAWFYTIVTDQTKETEFAMKRQLFMLEQGYHYERLSLPHDEDKLEEAAAL, encoded by the coding sequence ATGATGCAGCATCCAAACGATCAGCCATTAATTGTGCAATCAGACTTAATGGTTCTGCTTGATGAACGCAAGCCACATGCACAGCAAGCTAGAGATAAGCTCGTTCTCTTCATGGATGCAATTAGAAGAGCTGGAGCGATCCATACTTATCGAATGACACCTTTGACTCTCTGGAATGCAGCAGCAGCTGGGATTACTGGCGAAGAAATCATAGGTTGGCTAACAGAATACAGCAGATACGAGCTGCCATTTCAAGCGGAGGTAATGATTCGCAAACTGATGAGTAGATATGGCAAGCTTTGGTTATCTACGGAATCGAACAAACTGATGCTGCACGGAGAACAAGCTATTTTGGATGAGCTTTCGGAACAATTGTCAATAACAAGCTGGGTAAAAGCACGGCTTAATGCCGCTTGGGAGCTTGATGAAGGCTGCAGAGGCGCCTTGAAGCAGGAGCTGACACGACTTGGATATCCTGTCATTGATCTAGCAGGCTATCATGTGGGCGAGGAGCTACCGGTAGAGCTGAGGAAGCATACGCTGCGAAATCGTTTGTTTGATTTAAGGGACTATCAGCAGGCTGCTGTCGAGCTTTTTTATAAGGAAGGCAAAGTGGAAGGCGGGAGCGGCGTAATCGTATTGCCTTGCGGAGCGGGTAAAACCATTGTGGGCATAGCCGCATTGGCTCGTTTGGGCAGAGCAACACTTATACTTACCTCTAATTCTACCTCCGTAAAACAATGGAAAGACGAGCTGCTGGATAAAACGTCGCTGTTGGATGCGGATGTTGGTCAATATTGCGGCACATTGAAGCAGGTACGACCTGTTACGATAGCAACTTATAATATTTTAACGCATCGCAAATCCAAGGAGTCTCCTTTTACCCATATGAAGCTGTTCTCCGAACGGGATTGGGGGCTAATTATTTACGATGAGGTGCATTTGCTGCCAGCTCCAGTCTTCCGGATGACTGCAGATATACAAGCGACAAGACGGCTTGGCTTAACCGCGACACTCGTACGTGAGGATGGCTGTGCTGAGGATGTATATTCATTAATAGGTCCGAAGCAGTTCGACATGCAATGGAAGACAGCCGAGGCTGGCGAGCATATAGCGGCAGTAGCTTGCACAGAGATTAGGGTTCCACTGCATATAAGTAAAGCGGCTTTGTATGCACAGGCCTCTGCGCGTTCTAAGCTCAGATTGGCTGCGGAAAATCCTGCAAAAATCAAAGTTGTAGAGCAGCTATTGCGGGAGCATGCAGGCAAACCGACTTTAATTATTGGCCAGTATTTGCACCAGCTGCATGAGCTGTCCGCAGTTATTGGCGCTCCCTTGCTGACGGGAGAGGTGCCGCAGCTCGAGAGACAAATGCTTTATGACAGCTTTAAAGCAGGCGACATATCAGTGTTAATCGTATCCAAGGTAGCTAATTTTGCAGTGGATTTGCCTGATGCATCCGTAGCCATTCAATTATCCGGCAGCTTTGGCTCACGGCAAGAGGAGGCTCAACGGATTGGGAGATTGCTGCGGCCAAAAGCGATTAACAATTGCGCATGGTTTTATACCATTGTAACGGATCAGACGAAGGAAACGGAATTTGCGATGAAAAGACAGCTTTTTATGCTGGAGCAAGGGTATCACTACGAGAGACTTAGCTTGCCGCATGATGAGGACAAGCTTGAGGAGGCTGCTGCTCTATGA
- a CDS encoding helicase-associated domain-containing protein has translation MKMKQLLGKLSAERLDHMMQGLLWQKAGQRGLSWEEAAVDDETIREAVSMLSPYAAEVLTEMLRYFAAAPADGERLLKVLRNSTSLSGAECQLALAELEEWGVLFTVHKVWGESLYFMPVECFAVWQRMLFPYKAVVLTEHQRERLMNGVMRPHCRPLGRQLLSAFSLLGRSGLSLTTNGTLPKKTIAKLLQAADLEECWLKSFDLKWSYSDIYPVQVAFILEAGFAFGLLTAVNGAMKWNDDQLRKWLMLDEAVREYQLMNWCLAMLLPAAGGNAHLAASLTSLQAGEWYSNQCVDTWLHENRIVADIGPEQNINRNQPRPSWFGLWHNLGWMELVDCQQAADNEFFFRWKAAAPLRKVPPVQVKDMDAVVSVQPNGELIVQPECPFWIRWELELIAERKSDEQVSVYRLEAASITRALEQGRSRASIQSFLEQASGGDHLPSTVIALLEVWTSRASRTFFAEVVLLRCDSEEMAAIVENDSGVAPLLMEKLGHLDFIVEKSHISEIRACLQKAGYPARKMVQTEFANDEYNYPFVSFDIEGSRLLELLPKEESKIPAPSYIYEAFPLHHYELSDLAARKKPLLFFEMELVPSMWTKQLRAYHHSTRKELIEKALQWQTPVQLRMERELRSFVPEKLEQQGDGWAVVGLLRDDPQREQIRLTPDMWEEMCLVIPGQGSPI, from the coding sequence ATGAAAATGAAACAGCTGCTAGGCAAGTTATCTGCTGAGCGCTTGGATCATATGATGCAAGGACTGCTATGGCAGAAAGCCGGTCAAAGAGGCCTGTCATGGGAAGAAGCAGCGGTGGACGATGAGACAATCCGCGAAGCTGTATCTATGCTCTCGCCGTATGCAGCCGAAGTATTGACGGAAATGCTGCGTTATTTTGCAGCTGCTCCCGCAGACGGAGAACGGCTCCTTAAAGTTCTTCGGAACAGCACAAGCCTCTCAGGGGCGGAATGTCAGCTCGCATTGGCAGAGCTTGAGGAATGGGGCGTATTATTCACGGTACATAAAGTATGGGGAGAGAGTCTGTATTTTATGCCTGTAGAATGTTTCGCTGTGTGGCAGAGGATGTTATTCCCATACAAAGCTGTGGTGCTGACTGAGCATCAGAGGGAAAGACTAATGAATGGTGTCATGCGACCTCATTGCAGGCCGCTTGGCAGACAGCTGCTCAGTGCCTTTTCGTTATTGGGGCGAAGCGGCTTATCTCTTACGACAAACGGCACGCTTCCCAAAAAGACGATTGCTAAGCTGCTGCAGGCTGCAGATTTGGAGGAGTGCTGGCTTAAATCATTTGATCTGAAATGGTCCTACTCTGATATTTATCCTGTACAGGTTGCCTTCATTTTGGAAGCGGGTTTTGCGTTTGGGCTGTTAACAGCAGTGAATGGGGCAATGAAATGGAATGATGACCAGCTTAGAAAATGGCTTATGCTTGATGAGGCTGTGAGAGAATATCAATTAATGAATTGGTGCTTGGCGATGCTGCTTCCAGCCGCAGGTGGAAACGCCCATTTGGCTGCCTCGTTGACGAGCCTTCAAGCAGGTGAATGGTATTCTAATCAGTGTGTGGATACGTGGCTTCATGAGAATCGGATCGTTGCTGATATAGGCCCGGAGCAAAACATAAATCGAAATCAACCAAGGCCAAGCTGGTTTGGTTTATGGCATAATCTAGGCTGGATGGAGCTGGTAGATTGTCAGCAAGCAGCGGACAATGAGTTTTTTTTCAGATGGAAAGCAGCTGCTCCTTTACGTAAAGTGCCACCGGTGCAGGTGAAGGATATGGATGCAGTGGTTTCCGTTCAACCGAATGGGGAATTGATTGTACAGCCAGAATGTCCCTTCTGGATAAGGTGGGAGCTGGAGCTGATTGCTGAACGCAAATCAGATGAGCAGGTTTCTGTTTACCGTCTTGAAGCAGCATCAATTACAAGGGCGCTGGAGCAAGGAAGATCAAGAGCCTCCATTCAAAGCTTTCTTGAGCAGGCATCAGGCGGAGATCATTTGCCTTCTACGGTAATCGCTTTGTTGGAAGTATGGACGAGCCGTGCTAGCCGTACTTTCTTCGCCGAAGTTGTGCTGCTGCGCTGCGATAGTGAAGAGATGGCGGCAATAGTGGAAAATGATTCTGGTGTAGCCCCTTTATTGATGGAGAAGCTTGGTCACTTGGATTTCATTGTTGAAAAGTCTCATATAAGTGAGATTCGAGCATGTTTGCAAAAAGCAGGATATCCCGCACGCAAAATGGTTCAGACAGAATTTGCGAATGACGAATATAATTACCCATTCGTTAGTTTCGATATAGAGGGATCGCGCTTACTTGAACTTCTGCCGAAGGAGGAATCAAAAATACCCGCTCCTTCTTATATTTATGAAGCTTTTCCGCTTCATCATTATGAACTCAGTGATTTAGCCGCTAGGAAAAAACCGCTTTTGTTCTTTGAAATGGAGCTTGTGCCTTCCATGTGGACAAAGCAGCTGCGTGCATACCATCATTCGACAAGAAAAGAATTAATTGAGAAGGCATTGCAATGGCAAACGCCTGTTCAACTTCGCATGGAAAGGGAGCTTCGTTCATTTGTGCCTGAGAAGCTTGAGCAGCAAGGCGACGGATGGGCCGTCGTCGGGCTGCTGCGTGATGACCCGCAGCGAGAGCAGATCAGGTTGACTCCTGATATGTGGGAAGAGATGTGCTTAGTGATACCAGGCCAAGGCAGCCCAATATAA
- a CDS encoding YlbF family regulator, which yields MPTAEGLTAIQLEQPQGGVSSLDMASLLLCAYDLGDSINQSAEVAEYLYWKSAVNEDEEVKQITKRFDKAKILFEECQRFGRFHPDYNEAKDKVKQIERELSEIESVRRFKLAEQIVDEMLYDVSRTIAESVSDNIKVPGNEKAAGGGSCGSGGSCSCGSGGCS from the coding sequence ATGCCAACTGCTGAAGGTTTAACGGCTATTCAATTGGAGCAACCGCAAGGCGGCGTTTCTTCTCTCGATATGGCGTCGCTGCTGCTTTGCGCCTATGATTTAGGTGATTCGATTAATCAATCGGCGGAAGTTGCCGAATATTTATATTGGAAGTCAGCTGTGAATGAAGATGAAGAAGTGAAGCAAATTACCAAACGGTTCGATAAAGCGAAGATACTGTTTGAGGAATGCCAACGATTCGGGCGCTTTCATCCTGACTACAACGAAGCGAAAGACAAAGTGAAGCAAATCGAACGAGAGCTAAGCGAAATTGAAAGCGTTCGCCGCTTCAAGCTAGCCGAGCAGATCGTTGATGAAATGCTTTATGATGTATCCCGCACGATAGCGGAGTCCGTTTCGGACAATATTAAAGTGCCTGGCAATGAAAAAGCTGCCGGCGGCGGTAGCTGTGGAAGCGGCGGCTCATGCAGCTGTGGAAGCGGCGGTTGCAGTTAG
- a CDS encoding YlbG family protein, producing the protein MLPDRTGYIVWVSDLKAARSLERFGTVHYMSRKMHYVVMYMNAERSEEAVRQMGKLSYVRKIERSYRNEIKTEYSKDSEDKTRFYSL; encoded by the coding sequence ATGCTACCGGATCGAACAGGTTATATCGTTTGGGTAAGTGATTTGAAAGCGGCAAGATCACTGGAGAGGTTCGGGACGGTTCATTATATGTCGCGGAAGATGCATTACGTTGTGATGTATATGAATGCGGAACGCTCTGAAGAGGCTGTGCGGCAGATGGGGAAGCTCTCGTACGTACGAAAGATTGAACGATCGTATCGAAACGAGATTAAGACAGAGTACAGCAAAGACAGTGAAGATAAAACTAGATTTTATAGTTTGTAA
- a CDS encoding selenium metabolism-associated LysR family transcriptional regulator, whose product MALNFHQLHIFCTVAERGSFSAAAQSLHMTQPAVTMQVQSLEDYFGTKLLQRSTKRIELTEAGRALMPYAQRSIDLIRDTDQAMSAFTKQLKGRLQLGSSLTIGEYILPRLLGPFGQEYPHISISMKVMNTSQIMEDILNHQLNFGLIEAPVNHPDMHMEAVMSDELRLIVSQSHPLADRESVTLEEAMEYPFVLREQGSGTRLVMEEQLRKKNIDPASMKIVMELGSTGAVKSAVEAGLGISFISSSSVKHEVALDLIRMIKVSDSKFQRQFYSIYLKSAILPISAVTFLSFLRERDLQQWL is encoded by the coding sequence ATGGCGCTTAATTTTCATCAACTGCACATATTTTGCACGGTTGCGGAACGCGGCAGTTTTTCAGCTGCAGCGCAATCATTACATATGACTCAGCCAGCCGTTACGATGCAAGTGCAGTCACTGGAAGATTATTTTGGCACGAAGCTGCTTCAGCGATCAACGAAGCGAATCGAGCTTACAGAAGCTGGACGGGCTCTTATGCCTTACGCGCAGAGGAGCATCGATCTTATACGAGATACAGATCAGGCGATGTCAGCATTCACGAAGCAGCTTAAGGGAAGATTGCAGCTCGGTTCGAGCTTAACGATAGGTGAATATATTTTGCCGCGCCTGCTTGGTCCTTTTGGACAGGAATATCCGCATATTTCGATTAGTATGAAAGTTATGAATACCTCGCAAATTATGGAGGATATTTTGAATCATCAGCTTAATTTCGGATTAATTGAAGCTCCTGTTAATCATCCCGATATGCATATGGAGGCGGTAATGAGCGATGAGCTTAGATTGATCGTATCGCAATCGCATCCATTAGCCGATCGAGAATCGGTTACATTGGAAGAAGCGATGGAATATCCGTTTGTTCTGCGTGAGCAAGGCTCGGGGACAAGACTTGTCATGGAGGAGCAGCTGAGGAAAAAAAATATAGATCCTGCATCGATGAAGATCGTAATGGAGCTGGGCAGCACTGGAGCAGTCAAATCTGCAGTTGAAGCAGGCCTTGGCATATCTTTTATTTCCTCTTCCTCTGTAAAACATGAAGTTGCGCTTGATTTAATTCGGATGATTAAAGTGTCGGATTCCAAGTTCCAACGACAGTTTTATTCGATATACTTAAAATCGGCTATATTGCCGATATCAGCTGTTACTTTTCTAAGTTTTTTGAGAGAGAGGGATTTGCAGCAATGGCTCTAA
- a CDS encoding PHP domain-containing protein — protein sequence MNVLADLHTHTTASDGMQSPADNVRLAKEAGLAAIAITDHDTVAGVAEALLEGERLNITVVPGVEVSTVAEGTDIHILGYYTNNNDEKWLSRLSSLRGLRDQRNEMIITKLNELGVVLSMDDVIAAAHGESSKEELQAAEVSIGRPHIAAALIQKGFVQNMKEAFDRYLAAGAAAYVNPPRLTPFEAIDWIREAGGTSVIAHPGLYNNDSLVEELVRYGVQGIEVFHSDHGPEEEQRYGQLAAAFNLIVTGGSDFHGSRQGVVFHGEVGSRTVNASVLKQLQPSG from the coding sequence ATGAACGTACTTGCTGATTTGCATACGCACACGACGGCTTCTGATGGCATGCAAAGCCCCGCGGATAATGTTCGGCTAGCCAAAGAGGCAGGGCTTGCTGCGATTGCTATAACAGATCACGATACGGTGGCTGGTGTAGCTGAAGCTTTGCTTGAGGGCGAACGATTAAACATTACGGTTGTTCCCGGTGTTGAGGTGAGCACGGTGGCAGAAGGAACGGATATTCATATTCTCGGCTATTACACGAATAATAACGACGAGAAGTGGTTATCGCGTCTTTCGAGTTTGCGCGGGCTAAGAGATCAACGGAATGAAATGATTATAACTAAATTAAATGAGCTTGGCGTTGTGCTGTCTATGGATGATGTTATCGCTGCGGCTCATGGTGAAAGCTCGAAGGAAGAGCTCCAAGCAGCCGAGGTAAGTATTGGTCGCCCGCATATTGCTGCTGCACTTATTCAAAAAGGTTTCGTTCAAAATATGAAGGAAGCTTTCGATCGCTATTTGGCTGCCGGAGCCGCGGCGTATGTCAATCCACCGAGATTGACTCCATTTGAAGCGATTGACTGGATTAGAGAAGCGGGAGGCACAAGTGTTATTGCGCATCCTGGTTTATACAACAATGATTCTTTAGTCGAAGAACTGGTACGCTATGGCGTGCAGGGCATCGAGGTGTTCCATTCGGATCATGGACCGGAAGAAGAGCAAAGATACGGGCAGCTTGCAGCGGCATTCAACCTGATCGTTACAGGTGGATCGGATTTCCATGGATCGCGTCAAGGCGTTGTATTTCATGGCGAGGTGGGCAGCCGTACCGTAAATGCAAGCGTGCTAAAGCAGCTTCAGCCTTCAGGATGA